The Megalobrama amblycephala isolate DHTTF-2021 linkage group LG13, ASM1881202v1, whole genome shotgun sequence genome contains a region encoding:
- the LOC125244124 gene encoding uncharacterized protein LOC125244124: protein MLNENFRAMSLEPYEVISDMILKHKTHTDIAEHLSQLGVGRGCSARSVRRFCASHRLRREVSDTQLEIAVSTAVQEAGPTYGRKLMTGFLAAKGIRAAESRVGRALRTIHRPYHEMRCSGVRNLNPIPYRAAYTGHKLHLDQNEKLGMFGVTHVLAIDGYSSKIMGYACMPVKNNLTIYEEVYRPAVINNGMWDQIRVDHGKEFFLTLFIQEILADHRLNTESPPYHQTQSTKNHTIERVWPEINNRVNYPLKEALVQLVDQELIDMDCSLTRYCVSNLSCQLCHLGISRVVEAWSNHRIPGKGIPNQLGQGGCAKKISATLVPHGTEAADLYMDTLGSSLTRVSAFGQDPFTSEHEKSTVEQLFSEKWPDINELLNNTVNKNFLPFKEALIFFLVSLTQRYS from the exons ATGTTGAATGAAAATTTTCGCGCCATGTCTCTGGAACCATACGAGGTAATCtctgacatgattttaaaacacaaaacacacacggACATTGCAGAGCACCTGTCTCAACTTGGTGTGGGGCGAGGTTGTTCGGCGAGGAGTGTCAGACGATTTTGTGCCAGCCATCGTCTGAGACGGGAGGTTTCTGACACTCAGCTGGAGATAGCTGTATCTACAGCAGTACAAGAA GCAGGACCAACCTACGGTCGTAAGTTGATGACAGGTTTTTTAGCAGCAAAGGGAATTCGAGCCGCAGAAAGTCGGGTTGGACGAGCCCTCCGGACAATACATCGACCATACCATGAAATGCGATGTAGT GGTGTGCGAAATCTTAATCCTATACCATACCGTGCTGCTTATACAGGACACAAACTCCATTTAGACCAAAACGAAAAGTTGGGCATGTTTGGAGTTACACATGTCCTAGCAATTGATGGCTATAGCAGCAAGATCATGGGCTATGCCTGTATGCCAGTTAAGAATAACCTCACTATTTATGAAGAGGTGTACAG GCCTGCTGTAATCAACAATGGAATGTGGGACCAAATAAGAGTGGACCATGGCAAAGAGTTCTTCTTGACTCTATTTATTCAAGAAATCCTTGCTGACCACAGACTGAATACAGAATCACCACCATACCATCAGACTCAATCAACAAAA AATCACACAATTGAAAGGGTGTGGCCTGAAATTAATAACAGGGTTAATTACCCTTTGAAGGAGGCTCTTGTCCAGCTCGTTGACCAAGAACTCATTGACATGGACTGCAGCCTAACAAGATACTGCGTGTCTAACCTTAGCTGTCAGTTGTGTCATCTGGGCATTAGCAGGGTGGTAGAGGCCTGGAGCAACCACAGGATTCCTG GAAAAGGAATCCCCAACCAGCTTGGACAGGgtggttgtgcaaaaaaaatctcagcAACACTAGTACCCCATGGAACTGAAGCAGCTGATCTGTACATGGATACACTGGGATCTTCTTTGACAAGGGTTTCTGCCTTTGGACAGGACCCTTTCACAAGTGAACATGAAAAGTCTACAgtggaacaactgttttcagagAAGTGGCCAGACATAAACGAATTGCTCAATAATACAGTCAACAAAAACTTTTTGCCTTTTAAAGaggctttgattttttttctagtgtctCTAACCCAAAGATACTCATAA